The following are from one region of the Rhizobium sullae genome:
- a CDS encoding amidohydrolase family protein has protein sequence MTLLFKNATILAMDKTHGTTPFSGDLLVEGDSIAAVDRDLAAPADARVVDATGRLIMPGLINAHLHSSETFFKGRYQGTPLEVWMLYSYPILMKGPIPKRLLYLRSLLTAMESLKAGVTTLVDDFFDPPDFDIARLTRVFDAYDDAGIRANISHCVIDRHVFDTMPYLREIMPAALQDEVDGPSITVADYMAYCADVFGSQHGRADRLGFMVSASAPQRCSVEMMQACVNLARDKGVPYHTHVLETKTQAVTGPEFYGRSLIRYMKDIGVLTANTTIAHSIWVSDADMAMMREAGCSVAHNAVSNLKLGSGIAPVRRLLDAGVHVGLGTDGLSSNDTARIFDVMRFAALLHDIAAPDTERWVTAAEVLRSATIGGARTAMLDAVTGSLEVGKRADLIMLDITGYDYMPMNRLDHHLVYCENGSNIRLVMVNGQVVVEDNRLTTIDEAEIFAELRELLPAYLAEHEELERLNARFEPYMREMYRRATIQDIGMNRYQGDLPLWPGVNRREG, from the coding sequence ATGACGCTTCTCTTCAAGAATGCCACCATTCTCGCCATGGACAAGACCCATGGTACGACGCCGTTCTCAGGCGATCTGCTCGTTGAAGGCGACAGCATCGCGGCGGTCGATCGGGATCTCGCGGCTCCCGCAGACGCCCGGGTGGTCGACGCGACCGGCCGGTTGATCATGCCCGGCCTCATCAACGCCCATTTGCATTCCTCGGAGACTTTCTTCAAGGGGCGCTACCAGGGCACGCCGCTCGAAGTCTGGATGCTCTATTCCTATCCCATCCTGATGAAAGGTCCGATTCCGAAACGGCTGCTGTATCTGCGCAGCCTGCTGACGGCGATGGAATCGCTGAAAGCCGGCGTCACGACGCTGGTCGACGACTTTTTCGATCCACCGGACTTTGACATCGCTCGCCTCACCCGCGTCTTCGATGCATATGATGACGCCGGCATCCGGGCCAACATTTCCCACTGCGTCATCGACAGGCATGTCTTCGACACCATGCCCTATCTCCGAGAGATCATGCCCGCCGCGTTGCAGGATGAGGTCGATGGCCCCTCGATCACCGTGGCCGATTACATGGCCTATTGCGCCGACGTCTTCGGCTCGCAGCACGGCCGCGCCGACCGGCTCGGCTTCATGGTCTCGGCCTCGGCCCCGCAGCGCTGCTCGGTGGAGATGATGCAGGCCTGCGTAAACTTGGCCCGGGACAAGGGCGTGCCCTATCACACGCATGTGCTGGAAACGAAGACGCAAGCGGTCACCGGGCCGGAATTCTACGGCAGAAGCTTGATCCGCTACATGAAGGATATTGGCGTGCTGACGGCCAATACCACCATCGCCCATTCGATCTGGGTTAGCGACGCAGACATGGCCATGATGAGAGAGGCCGGGTGCTCGGTCGCGCACAACGCCGTTTCCAACCTGAAGCTCGGTTCCGGCATCGCGCCCGTCCGCCGGCTGCTCGATGCCGGCGTGCATGTCGGGCTTGGAACCGACGGGCTCTCCAGCAACGACACCGCCCGCATCTTCGACGTGATGCGGTTCGCAGCCCTGCTTCACGACATCGCCGCGCCCGATACAGAACGCTGGGTGACGGCGGCTGAGGTGCTCCGCTCCGCCACGATCGGCGGCGCTCGCACGGCGATGCTCGATGCCGTGACCGGCTCGCTGGAAGTCGGCAAGCGCGCCGACCTGATCATGCTCGATATCACAGGCTACGACTACATGCCGATGAACCGGCTCGACCACCACCTCGTTTATTGCGAGAACGGATCGAACATCCGTCTGGTGATGGTCAATGGTCAGGTCGTCGTCGAGGACAACAGGCTCACCACCATCGATGAGGCGGAGATTTTCGCGGAACTGCGCGAGCTTCTGCCGGCCTATCTGGCCGAGCATGAGGAACTTGAGCGGCTGAACGCCCGCTTCGAGCCCTACATGCGTGAAATGTATCGGCGCGCGACGATCCAGGACATCGGCATGAACCGCTACCAGGGCGATCTGCCGCTCTGGCCCGGCGTCAACCGCCGCGAAGGCTGA
- a CDS encoding thymidine phosphorylase — protein MSVFLPAQIIRAKRNGKSLSEADIRRFVEGIGAGEVSEAQIAAFTMACFLNGMAPEETAALTLAMRDSGEVIDWTGAGIDPRTIIDKHSSGGTGDEKVSLILAPLVASCGIHMPMISARGLGHTGGEVDLMEAIPGASIAPSTQMFRQAVMDAGVAIIGPTTKLAPADAAIYYVRDVTATVESIPLITASILSKKLASGVSGLVMSVNYGSGAFMPTYADADELAGSLISVARLAGLPMVAPIVEMDEVMGDAIGSRLQLREAIDFLAGRRQEPRMRALVMDISAEILVMAGLAASTEEAAAMLEKRLAQGSALERFSRMVAALGGPADLVENAGSYFPPAPFVSPLPSPTSGFVRKVDAYAVGLAMVGLGAGRKIASDALDHDVGLTGIVHVGDVVEKGEPLCILHCRCEAAVATAAEAISAAILIGRHQPERRPVVTGRLSTSD, from the coding sequence ATGTCGGTCTTTCTCCCCGCCCAGATCATCCGCGCCAAAAGGAACGGCAAGAGCCTTTCCGAAGCGGACATCCGCCGCTTCGTCGAGGGCATCGGCGCCGGCGAGGTCTCCGAGGCGCAGATCGCCGCTTTCACCATGGCCTGCTTCCTGAACGGCATGGCGCCGGAGGAGACTGCGGCACTGACGCTGGCGATGCGCGATTCCGGCGAGGTGATCGACTGGACCGGTGCCGGCATCGATCCTCGCACGATCATCGACAAACATTCGAGCGGCGGCACAGGTGACGAGAAGGTGAGCCTGATCCTCGCGCCGCTGGTCGCCTCCTGCGGCATCCACATGCCGATGATCTCGGCTCGCGGTCTGGGCCACACCGGTGGCGAGGTCGATCTCATGGAGGCGATACCGGGCGCCTCAATTGCCCCCTCCACGCAAATGTTCCGCCAGGCGGTAATGGATGCCGGGGTCGCGATCATCGGCCCGACGACGAAGCTGGCCCCGGCCGATGCGGCGATCTATTACGTTCGCGATGTCACCGCGACGGTGGAATCGATCCCGCTGATCACCGCCTCGATCCTCTCGAAGAAGCTCGCTTCGGGTGTTTCCGGCCTCGTCATGAGCGTCAACTATGGCTCCGGTGCCTTCATGCCGACCTATGCGGATGCCGACGAACTGGCTGGAAGCCTGATTTCGGTCGCGCGCCTCGCCGGCCTGCCCATGGTGGCGCCGATCGTCGAGATGGACGAGGTGATGGGGGATGCGATCGGCAGCCGGTTGCAGCTGCGCGAGGCGATCGATTTTCTCGCCGGCCGCCGTCAGGAACCGCGTATGCGGGCGCTGGTGATGGATATTTCCGCCGAAATTCTCGTCATGGCCGGCCTTGCCGCTTCCACCGAAGAAGCGGCCGCCATGCTCGAGAAGCGGCTAGCACAGGGCTCTGCGCTCGAGCGTTTCAGCCGGATGGTGGCGGCGCTCGGCGGCCCGGCCGACCTCGTTGAGAACGCCGGCAGCTATTTTCCTCCGGCGCCGTTCGTGTCCCCTCTTCCCTCGCCCACTTCGGGTTTCGTCAGGAAGGTCGACGCCTATGCGGTCGGTCTTGCCATGGTCGGGCTCGGCGCCGGCCGGAAGATCGCCAGCGACGCGCTTGATCACGACGTCGGCCTGACCGGCATCGTGCACGTCGGCGACGTCGTTGAGAAAGGCGAGCCACTCTGCATCCTTCACTGCCGCTGCGAAGCCGCCGTAGCCACGGCGGCCGAGGCGATTTCCGCAGCCATCCTCATCGGCCGTCACCAGCCTGAACGCCGGCCGGTCGTTACCGGCCGCCTGTCAACATCCGACTGA
- a CDS encoding VOC family protein translates to MPFAQSHAITDICILVKDTQRSIDFYVGKLGFELNRRAEGFAEFNGAGLTLACWEIDHLSKNTGVPNAKAEGPHKACIAVRVPSPQVVDEAYAELKEKGVPFYSEPNDYVWNARGAYFAGPDDELWEIYAWNDGGSMGNF, encoded by the coding sequence ATGCCCTTTGCTCAATCCCACGCGATCACCGACATCTGTATTCTCGTCAAGGACACCCAGCGCTCGATCGATTTCTACGTCGGCAAGCTCGGTTTCGAACTCAATCGCCGCGCCGAGGGTTTTGCCGAGTTCAACGGCGCTGGCCTGACGCTCGCCTGCTGGGAGATCGACCACTTGAGCAAAAATACCGGGGTGCCTAACGCCAAGGCGGAAGGACCGCACAAGGCCTGCATCGCCGTGCGGGTACCCTCGCCGCAGGTGGTGGACGAGGCCTATGCAGAGCTGAAGGAAAAGGGCGTGCCTTTCTACAGCGAACCCAACGATTATGTCTGGAACGCCCGCGGCGCTTATTTTGCCGGTCCAGATGATGAGCTTTGGGAGATCTACGCCTGGAACGACGGCGGCTCGATGGGCAATTTCTGA
- a CDS encoding amidohydrolase family protein, whose translation MTFDLLVKNANLPDDRTGIDIAVSGGRIVAVERGITAEAGRVIDAGGKLITAPFIDIHFHMDATLSLGTPRLNRSGTLLEGIQLWGELKPLLTKEAVIERALRYCDLAVSQGLLAVRSHVDVCDDRLVGVESLLEVRDLVKDYLDLQLVAFPQDGFFRLPTASKNLVRALDMGVEVVGGIPHFERTMEDGRLSVNALCELAAERGLMVDLHCDETDDPMSRHIESLAYETQRLGLKGRVAGSHLTSMHSMDNYYASKLLPLIAEAEIHCVPNPLANIVLQGRHDTYPKRRGMMRVPELMALGVNVAFGQDSCMDPWYSFGSADMLEVAHMAVHTGHMTGREAVKACFAAITENPAKVFGLEGYGLKPGCNADFVLLEARDAIEAVRMKPNRLAVVRRGKVIAETAPRTASLSIEGRPATVEPWRYAPVEASAT comes from the coding sequence ATGACCTTCGACCTTCTCGTCAAGAACGCCAACCTTCCCGATGACCGGACCGGCATCGATATCGCCGTCTCGGGCGGCAGGATCGTCGCCGTCGAAAGAGGCATTACCGCCGAGGCCGGCCGCGTCATCGATGCCGGCGGCAAGCTTATCACCGCACCTTTCATCGATATCCATTTCCACATGGACGCGACGCTATCGCTCGGCACGCCGCGACTCAATCGCTCCGGGACGCTTCTTGAAGGCATCCAGCTCTGGGGCGAGCTGAAGCCGCTGCTCACCAAAGAGGCGGTTATCGAGCGTGCGCTGCGCTATTGCGACCTCGCCGTTTCACAGGGGCTGCTCGCGGTCCGCAGCCACGTGGATGTCTGCGACGACCGACTGGTGGGCGTCGAGTCCCTGCTCGAAGTGCGCGACCTCGTGAAAGACTATCTCGACCTGCAGCTCGTCGCCTTTCCGCAGGACGGCTTCTTCCGCTTGCCGACCGCGTCGAAGAACCTCGTTCGCGCGCTCGACATGGGGGTCGAGGTGGTCGGCGGGATCCCGCATTTCGAGCGGACCATGGAAGATGGGCGGCTGTCGGTGAACGCACTGTGCGAACTCGCGGCCGAGCGCGGCCTGATGGTCGACTTGCATTGCGACGAGACCGACGACCCGATGTCACGGCACATCGAAAGTCTCGCTTACGAGACCCAGCGCCTGGGCCTCAAGGGTCGCGTTGCCGGCTCGCACCTCACCTCCATGCATTCCATGGACAATTATTACGCCTCGAAGCTGCTGCCGCTGATCGCCGAAGCGGAAATCCATTGCGTGCCGAACCCGCTTGCGAACATCGTCCTGCAAGGCCGCCACGACACCTATCCGAAGCGGCGCGGCATGATGCGGGTGCCAGAACTGATGGCGTTGGGCGTCAATGTCGCCTTCGGCCAGGATAGCTGCATGGACCCTTGGTATTCGTTCGGCAGTGCCGATATGCTGGAAGTTGCCCACATGGCCGTGCATACCGGTCATATGACTGGCCGTGAGGCTGTGAAGGCCTGCTTTGCGGCGATCACCGAAAATCCCGCCAAGGTCTTCGGCCTCGAAGGCTATGGCCTAAAACCCGGATGCAATGCCGATTTCGTGCTGCTTGAAGCCCGCGACGCGATCGAGGCTGTGCGGATGAAGCCTAACCGCCTTGCGGTTGTTCGTCGCGGCAAGGTGATCGCCGAGACGGCTCCCCGCACGGCTAGCCTTTCGATCGAAGGCCGGCCGGCGACCGTCGAGCCCTGGCGCTACGCGCCGGTGGAGGCTTCAGCGACGTAA
- a CDS encoding TetR family transcriptional regulator C-terminal domain-containing protein produces the protein MPKSRTADKLDEKIRARNMRIILDVATDVFSRKGFDGTRIAEIAELAGLPKANIYYYFASKEEVYSAIIANLIAGWDDALSSLRADREPAEALRDYVKVKLEYTRNYPRESRLFASEIIQGARFLSEKDRAHMRLATDRHAAILEQWMSEGRMAIINPRHFFIILWAATQFYSDFEPLACDALNTGKLTPADFNIAADTIVRTVLAGVMPPNRHTG, from the coding sequence ATGCCCAAGAGCCGGACGGCTGACAAACTCGACGAGAAGATCCGCGCGCGCAACATGAGGATCATTCTCGACGTGGCGACCGACGTCTTCTCCCGCAAAGGTTTCGACGGTACCCGCATCGCCGAAATCGCGGAACTGGCCGGACTTCCGAAGGCCAACATCTATTACTATTTCGCCTCGAAGGAGGAGGTCTATTCCGCCATTATCGCGAACCTGATCGCAGGCTGGGACGACGCCCTGTCCAGCCTGCGTGCCGACCGGGAGCCCGCGGAAGCACTGCGCGACTACGTCAAGGTGAAGCTGGAATACACGCGGAACTATCCGCGCGAATCCCGGCTTTTTGCAAGTGAGATCATTCAGGGTGCTCGCTTTTTAAGCGAGAAGGATCGCGCTCATATGCGTCTGGCGACGGATAGGCACGCCGCGATTCTGGAGCAGTGGATGAGCGAGGGACGCATGGCAATCATCAACCCACGGCATTTCTTTATCATTCTGTGGGCTGCCACGCAGTTCTACAGCGATTTCGAGCCGCTCGCCTGCGACGCGTTGAACACCGGCAAACTTACACCCGCTGACTTCAACATCGCGGCCGACACAATTGTTCGCACCGTGCTAGCCGGAGTGATGCCGCCTAACCGACATACCGGGTAA
- a CDS encoding M23 family metallopeptidase, giving the protein MMTEKMMIRSLGNEPPLLADGRRAPDKREVSLRWLSGTFLTGITSSVLMGVALFAALDGRQQLAIPAEAFASVNTHEDTAVTRGGRLIAPAIAAKPSDRAIMEVSTVVHDGDKEVVRRQPFSHVKMRLAANHVATEDYPDFDALAIFAADEVQPAPAARTGAIYGSDVESEVSLKTIPFPTGKSDFQAAPGMTLDEVEENVRSNGSALTDGATQVAALYYVDPQRFSNEDNDVDLTSGLSARVLEQNMTVSALESITPQTEEFADDIVPARQDITIVKALMDSGYPEPQAKMLSTNLAPPLGSDELAKGDVLRVGIIQKGEQAKLIRASVYRGTRHLVTIALDDESRFVEASEPPMLDAITTAFDDNSLSVPAGQNLPRVYDGIYRAALSYGMTTDMTALIIKLLAANVDFQAQLRPTDFLEAFFSVADSSGRATPDSELLYVNARFGDTVTRFYRFQDADGNVDYFDQDGKSIRQFLLRNPVPNGIFKSGFGMRRHPILGFARMHTGVDWAAPRGTPIIATGNGTVEKAGWDSGGYGNQTIVRHANGYESSYNHQSAIAKGIVPGSKVRQGQVIGWVGTTGESTGPHLHYEMIVNGTKVDPLRIRLPGGKSLNGEALAKFQDERKRIDTLLNNQPVDQVASK; this is encoded by the coding sequence ATGATGACGGAGAAGATGATGATCCGCTCGTTGGGCAACGAGCCTCCGCTTCTCGCCGATGGCAGGCGCGCACCCGACAAGCGTGAGGTTTCTCTACGCTGGCTTTCGGGCACGTTCCTCACCGGCATCACATCAAGCGTCCTGATGGGTGTCGCGCTCTTTGCCGCCCTTGATGGCCGGCAGCAGTTGGCAATTCCCGCCGAAGCCTTTGCCAGCGTCAATACCCATGAAGATACGGCCGTTACCCGTGGCGGACGGCTGATCGCTCCCGCGATCGCGGCCAAGCCTTCGGACCGGGCAATCATGGAAGTTTCGACTGTCGTTCATGACGGCGACAAGGAAGTCGTCCGCCGCCAGCCCTTCTCGCACGTGAAGATGCGGCTCGCCGCCAATCACGTGGCGACCGAGGATTATCCGGATTTCGACGCTCTCGCGATCTTTGCAGCCGACGAAGTGCAGCCCGCGCCAGCGGCGCGCACCGGCGCGATCTACGGCTCGGATGTTGAATCCGAGGTCAGCCTCAAGACGATTCCCTTCCCGACCGGAAAGAGCGATTTTCAGGCAGCACCTGGCATGACTCTGGATGAAGTCGAGGAGAATGTCCGCTCGAACGGTTCGGCGCTGACCGATGGGGCCACTCAAGTCGCGGCGCTCTATTATGTCGATCCGCAGCGCTTTTCGAACGAAGACAACGACGTCGATCTGACATCGGGCCTCTCGGCGCGCGTTCTCGAGCAGAACATGACCGTGTCCGCGCTGGAATCGATCACACCGCAGACCGAGGAATTTGCCGACGACATTGTGCCGGCCCGCCAGGACATCACCATCGTCAAGGCGCTGATGGATTCCGGCTATCCCGAGCCGCAGGCGAAGATGCTCTCCACCAATCTCGCGCCGCCGCTCGGCAGCGACGAGCTTGCCAAGGGCGACGTCCTGCGCGTCGGCATCATCCAGAAGGGCGAACAGGCCAAACTCATCCGCGCCAGCGTCTATCGCGGAACGCGTCATCTCGTCACGATCGCTCTCGATGATGAGAGCCGCTTCGTTGAGGCAAGCGAGCCGCCCATGCTTGACGCAATCACGACTGCCTTCGACGACAATTCGCTGTCGGTTCCCGCCGGCCAGAACCTGCCGCGCGTCTATGATGGCATCTATCGCGCCGCTCTTTCCTACGGCATGACTACGGATATGACGGCGCTGATCATCAAGCTGCTTGCGGCGAATGTTGACTTCCAGGCGCAATTGAGGCCGACCGATTTCCTCGAGGCCTTTTTCTCTGTCGCCGATTCGAGCGGCCGCGCGACGCCGGATTCCGAACTGCTTTACGTGAATGCCCGTTTTGGCGATACGGTGACACGCTTCTACCGCTTCCAGGATGCAGACGGAAACGTCGACTACTTCGATCAGGATGGCAAAAGCATCCGCCAGTTCCTGCTGCGCAACCCAGTGCCGAACGGCATCTTCAAGTCCGGTTTCGGCATGCGCCGCCACCCGATCCTTGGGTTTGCCCGTATGCATACCGGTGTGGATTGGGCTGCTCCCCGGGGCACACCAATCATCGCGACCGGCAACGGCACGGTGGAAAAGGCGGGCTGGGATTCCGGCGGCTACGGCAATCAGACGATCGTCCGCCACGCCAATGGATACGAGTCCTCTTATAACCACCAGAGCGCCATTGCTAAAGGCATTGTGCCCGGATCCAAGGTTCGTCAGGGCCAGGTGATCGGCTGGGTCGGCACCACCGGCGAATCCACCGGACCGCATCTGCACTACGAGATGATCGTCAACGGCACCAAGGTCGATCCGCTCCGCATCCGCCTGCCGGGCGG